GGCCCGGGCAATCTCCGCACGAGTGTGAGCGGGGAGCTCCCGGGCCCGGAGCGGCGAGGTCCAGATCCATCCGTCCCGCAGGCGAAGGCGTCCGGTCGCGAGGGCTGTGTGCAGCCGCCCCACCAAGGCCCGAACAGACGCCTCGTCGGCGTTGGCCAGGGTGGCGAGTGTGTCGTGCACATCGTCGACGGTCGCGTCGGAGACGAAGGTTGGGTGCCCCTTCAGGTGCACAGTCACCTGCCCGACAGCCTCAGCGGCGAGCAAGCCATCGATCAGGGCGAGGTCGGACACGAGTTCGAACCCCGCATTGTCGGCCAGAATGTCGATTCGGGCCGGGCGATCACATCTCTTGAGCTGCGCAAGCGCTTCGGGGGTGTCGTCGACCAGAAGGTGCTCCTCGGCCTGCCCGGAATTCTTGTGGTCCGGGCCTTCCTCCTCGGCCGTCCACATGCTCAAGTCTGCCTGGTTGCCCCAGAGCGATGAACGAAGCAACCGTGTCAGTACGGAGCGTGTCTCTTCTTCCTCGTCGCGGGCCCGGCTCCGTCGCTGGGCCAGCGCCTCGATCCGGTCCTCAGTGTGGGTGAGGCCTTGCTCTTTCTGGTTGGTAAATGGGTCGGACTGACGCCCGGCCCCGGCCCGGAAGAACCCGGTCGCCTCCAGAAGGCGACGATAGAAATAGGTCTCGCCGAAGAACCATGGGACCTCCAACCAGGTCTTCCCGAGGTGGGGCG
This is a stretch of genomic DNA from Salinibacter grassmerensis. It encodes these proteins:
- a CDS encoding damage-control phosphatase ARMT1 family protein, whose amino-acid sequence is MESTNPSASLPPPLRGMDSGAFTRRTITTRWPRIAGRVIAENDFPDAINARIQALRDDLPDGSIRPLRDDEAPDAALWAEYTAPHLGKTWLEVPWFFGETYFYRRLLEATGFFRAGAGRQSDPFTNQKEQGLTHTEDRIEALAQRRSRARDEEEETRSVLTRLLRSSLWGNQADLSMWTAEEEGPDHKNSGQAEEHLLVDDTPEALAQLKRCDRPARIDILADNAGFELVSDLALIDGLLAAEAVGQVTVHLKGHPTFVSDATVDDVHDTLATLANADEASVRALVGRLHTALATGRLRLRDGWIWTSPLRARELPAHTRAEIARADLLISKGDANYRRLLGDRQWDVTTPFAEAIAPLPVSVLALRTHKSEVAAGLPSARIDRISDKDPDWAVNGEWAVIQFAPADPSPEARRPSLTI